The following proteins are encoded in a genomic region of Mycoplasma sp. NEAQ87857:
- a CDS encoding ABC transporter permease — translation MSKLRDWINKKANKIRENQDVAEINEDDDLKPNMVVQPFNYQGWKLAGKVFEYNETQHLGAQTKVFKEFVYRFSKNFAGVFGFVTIVIIFILAMILPFTTQDPVASNVFHKDLPVNSYDNSGVYHFLGTDEVGRDYWARLWWGLRYSLLLSLSVVAINVIVGVSVGIVMGQFDWFDKIITFIIKIVSNVPSILILILVTIITKPSFGITVFALTLTGWIGMALQVRAQVRRARNFEWVAASRVLGTPTIKILKNFVPVIIPILVTQLVFAIPGVILSEASLAFIGLSIKDTPTLGNLIAAGQQVFPSYLRYVFIPSTLLILITASVQLIGSSIQDALRRQR, via the coding sequence ATGTCAAAATTAAGAGATTGAATTAATAAAAAAGCTAATAAAATAAGAGAAAATCAAGATGTAGCTGAAATTAATGAAGATGATGATTTAAAGCCAAATATGGTTGTTCAACCATTTAACTATCAAGGATGAAAACTTGCGGGAAAAGTATTTGAATATAATGAAACTCAACACTTAGGTGCTCAAACTAAAGTATTTAAAGAATTTGTATATCGTTTTTCTAAAAACTTTGCTGGTGTATTTGGATTTGTTACTATTGTAATTATTTTTATACTAGCAATGATACTTCCATTTACCACTCAAGATCCTGTAGCTTCTAATGTTTTCCATAAAGATTTACCAGTTAATTCTTACGATAATAGTGGTGTATATCACTTTTTAGGAACTGATGAAGTTGGTAGAGATTATTGAGCTAGATTATGATGAGGATTAAGATATTCCTTATTATTATCATTATCAGTTGTAGCAATAAATGTAATTGTTGGAGTTAGTGTTGGTATAGTAATGGGTCAATTTGATTGATTTGATAAAATAATTACTTTTATTATTAAAATTGTAAGTAACGTTCCATCAATCTTAATCTTGATTTTAGTTACTATTATTACTAAACCAAGTTTTGGTATTACAGTGTTTGCTTTAACCTTAACTGGATGAATTGGAATGGCCTTACAAGTTAGAGCTCAAGTACGTAGAGCAAGAAACTTTGAATGAGTAGCTGCTTCTAGAGTATTAGGAACTCCTACAATTAAAATTCTTAAAAACTTCGTTCCTGTTATTATTCCAATTTTAGTTACTCAATTAGTATTTGCTATTCCTGGAGTTATTCTTTCAGAAGCTAGTTTAGCTTTCATTGGTTTATCAATTAAAGATACACCTACTTTAGGAAACTTAATTGCAGCAGGCCAACAAGTATTCCCATCATATTTAAGATATGTATTTATTCCATCAACATTATTAATTTTAATTACTGCTTCTGTGCAATTAATTGGTTCAAGCATCCAAGATGCTTTAAGAAGACAAAGATAG
- a CDS encoding ABC transporter permease has translation MLFKTKIKNDDNHVILSNQRNTSLKLWQKLLAIDSPILKSTWKLIKTFIEFIIVAWIVITIVFFLINIVPGSNALTAGLKDANQRAAIEEQYGLNLPLIQRYFNYLKGILHGDFGISLSLFPGQEINSFIWERFYKSFLVGIFSVLITVVLGISIGVYVGKNPGGLADNISTIIISVFSSVPSLIFALVLVFIGRSIHLPYAFEEKDFLTYILPGLALSLSSILVYIKYIRTEWNREINSVHAKFAYLKGLSKNRFVWKHALKPSLFPIATFFPAVVLGSFIGGFFIEQIFFIPGSGATFLQAIQSKDYNVILFLITLYTLLTILSYTLRDILYEAIDPRVRRKAK, from the coding sequence ATGCTGTTTAAAACAAAAATTAAAAACGATGATAATCACGTTATTTTGTCAAACCAGAGGAATACATCTTTAAAACTTTGACAAAAATTATTAGCAATAGATTCACCAATTTTAAAATCAACTTGAAAATTAATTAAAACTTTCATTGAGTTTATAATTGTTGCTTGAATTGTTATTACTATTGTATTTTTCTTAATCAATATTGTTCCTGGTTCAAATGCATTAACTGCAGGATTAAAAGACGCTAACCAAAGAGCAGCGATTGAAGAACAATATGGTTTAAACTTACCTTTAATTCAAAGGTATTTCAATTACTTAAAAGGTATTTTACATGGGGATTTTGGTATTTCTTTATCATTATTCCCTGGACAAGAAATTAACTCATTTATTTGAGAAAGATTTTATAAATCATTCTTAGTTGGTATCTTTTCAGTTTTAATTACAGTAGTACTAGGAATTAGTATTGGTGTTTATGTCGGGAAAAACCCAGGAGGTTTAGCTGACAATATTTCAACAATTATTATTAGTGTTTTCTCATCAGTTCCATCATTAATCTTTGCTTTAGTATTAGTTTTCATAGGTCGTTCAATTCATTTACCTTATGCATTTGAAGAAAAGGACTTTTTAACCTATATTCTACCTGGGTTAGCTCTATCATTAAGTAGTATTCTAGTTTACATCAAATATATTCGTACAGAGTGAAATCGTGAAATTAACTCTGTGCATGCTAAATTTGCATATTTAAAAGGTTTAAGTAAAAACCGTTTTGTGTGAAAACATGCACTTAAACCTTCATTATTCCCTATTGCAACATTCTTCCCTGCTGTTGTTTTAGGATCATTCATTGGTGGATTTTTCATTGAACAAATCTTTTTCATCCCAGGTTCAGGAGCTACATTCCTTCAAGCGATCCAATCAAAAGATTATAATGTTATTTTATTTTTAATTACACTTTATACATTGCTTACCATTTTATCTTATACTCTAAGAGATATTTTATATGAAGCAATTGATCCTAGAGTTAGAAGAAAGGCTAAATAA
- a CDS encoding ABC transporter substrate-binding protein, translating into MKKRNWKLSLLALTTTPIMGIAVACASSETKNDDSKNQKNFKSKLDTPTNINNLKKDTATYDLGLVSEPISSLNYITKKSLDKILPSLVLSYFKNGPTDALKRQLNTGRYSFVIMDIQEGKEGKLGPETANFHEYITRTKEDPKEQGFASSSLNKENGTNRMTGSSYPLQDFSIFGGVGRSDVSGNIALGDATLYAFPNPKNQNNYMAVTAYTNDNKNFWSNGDVVTSQDLRDYLEYILDFNTGSEKLDQIKKMNIEGAEKFINAQIKYNKVHGRFYKNPWGRRNYIKNSRGEYVQDPNQKVWQSQSKNDAKEIEEIKNAALSFGFYTGQLFLDYPNSLISNNIQYNPNFDLNLDKQQFKIKDAKGEYEVTLVKNPYVNPYQTFTVVQDEDSSSKTFGQKILKAGSKGLSNSENSFTMIFNENGTPNLSFLLSSTLSRIFPINRKYVETQGGGILKYGNSTSNFLTTGPFKVSPEEIVFGPQGFIILRKNRDYFDVENVIPDSVKIIFSTQRNVNSILFEDGIISQTTIPGSKINDYWTSKEYRKYLKKNVGYGTIALAFNLDQESNGNSAVQDQNIRNAIFYAINREEMLRYVGWDFTLPVTNWTAYGQYKTFDGRNLEMFFEDKTYKTKNNETHRLQNLDFITHLAKQFNFERTIRTDIYYQPKTTMDYVELYKKAHPNVDHVTVSFLVNGDSAEQNKAGEFLKEKIERASNGFIKLDVRTLPGNTYSAFLETGKFDMIYDNFDRVGGNNPQDYIAAFFKRDGINSLEGTLFGFKNNPVGDFIYADYFVQQYLLSTNQTAEQVLAHPIQVIQNIINSNAELKEQFNRLKQSQNTVQISNFSEKTANTILKEVQDQLNDKEKVAIGAEQIKQLLRYLLLNNTNMKKTNIQSVLNSYVFNVFGIDEIYKNSQNASARLNETTKTITPNSQQLDLWKKAIELSFIKNNEDIQEYSDRLNGFFSGNFSQADKDQGWTQDYVYSLIGTFEKIIRDASPVIPLMEVDTNWEISKVGGVSSLFTFDLQYAYDVTKPPRPGLPLNVEGR; encoded by the coding sequence ATGAAAAAAAGAAATTGAAAACTTTCGTTATTAGCATTAACTACAACTCCTATTATGGGAATTGCAGTAGCTTGTGCTAGTTCAGAAACCAAAAATGATGATTCTAAGAATCAAAAAAACTTTAAGAGTAAATTAGATACACCAACTAATATTAATAATCTTAAAAAAGATACTGCAACTTATGATTTAGGTTTAGTTAGTGAACCAATTAGTAGTTTAAATTACATTACTAAAAAATCATTAGATAAAATTTTACCTTCATTGGTTTTATCATACTTTAAAAATGGTCCTACTGATGCTTTAAAAAGACAATTAAATACAGGTAGATATTCATTTGTGATTATGGATATTCAAGAAGGTAAAGAAGGAAAATTAGGTCCTGAAACAGCTAATTTCCATGAGTACATTACAAGAACTAAAGAAGATCCTAAAGAACAAGGGTTTGCTTCAAGTTCATTAAATAAAGAAAATGGAACTAATAGAATGACAGGTTCATCATACCCATTACAAGATTTTAGTATTTTTGGAGGAGTAGGACGTTCTGATGTTAGTGGTAATATTGCATTAGGTGATGCAACCTTATATGCTTTTCCTAACCCAAAAAACCAAAATAACTATATGGCTGTTACTGCTTATACCAATGATAATAAAAACTTTTGAAGTAATGGTGATGTGGTAACTTCACAAGATTTAAGAGATTACTTAGAATATATTTTAGATTTCAATACAGGATCTGAAAAATTAGACCAAATTAAAAAAATGAACATTGAAGGAGCTGAAAAGTTCATCAATGCTCAAATTAAATATAATAAAGTGCATGGAAGATTCTACAAAAATCCATGAGGTAGAAGAAACTACATTAAAAACAGTCGTGGAGAGTATGTTCAAGATCCAAATCAAAAAGTATGACAATCTCAATCAAAAAATGACGCTAAAGAAATTGAAGAAATCAAAAATGCAGCTTTATCATTTGGGTTTTATACTGGTCAATTATTCTTAGACTATCCAAATTCATTAATTAGCAACAACATTCAATACAACCCTAATTTTGATCTTAATTTAGATAAACAACAATTTAAAATCAAAGATGCAAAAGGTGAATATGAAGTTACTTTAGTTAAAAATCCTTATGTAAACCCTTATCAAACTTTTACTGTGGTACAAGATGAAGATAGTTCTTCAAAAACATTTGGACAAAAAATTCTAAAAGCAGGTTCAAAAGGATTATCTAACTCTGAAAACAGTTTTACAATGATTTTTAATGAAAATGGAACTCCTAATTTATCATTCTTACTTTCAAGTACTTTATCAAGAATTTTCCCAATTAACCGTAAATATGTTGAAACTCAAGGTGGAGGAATATTAAAATACGGTAATTCAACCAGTAATTTCTTAACCACAGGACCATTTAAAGTTAGTCCTGAAGAAATTGTTTTTGGACCTCAAGGATTTATTATTTTAAGAAAAAATAGAGATTACTTTGATGTAGAAAACGTTATTCCTGATAGTGTTAAAATTATTTTCTCAACTCAAAGAAATGTTAACTCTATTTTATTTGAAGATGGTATTATTTCACAAACCACTATTCCAGGTTCAAAAATTAATGATTATTGAACAAGTAAAGAATATCGTAAATATTTAAAGAAAAATGTTGGTTATGGAACTATTGCTTTAGCATTTAACTTAGATCAAGAAAGTAATGGAAATAGTGCTGTACAAGATCAAAACATAAGAAATGCAATTTTCTATGCAATTAACCGTGAAGAAATGTTGCGTTATGTTGGATGAGACTTTACTCTTCCAGTAACTAACTGAACTGCTTATGGTCAATATAAAACATTTGATGGTAGAAACTTAGAAATGTTCTTTGAAGATAAAACTTATAAAACTAAAAATAATGAAACTCATAGATTACAAAATTTAGATTTCATTACTCACTTAGCAAAACAATTCAATTTCGAAAGAACAATTAGAACTGATATTTACTATCAACCAAAAACTACAATGGATTATGTAGAGTTATACAAAAAAGCACATCCTAATGTTGATCATGTAACTGTTAGCTTCTTAGTTAATGGTGATTCAGCTGAACAAAATAAAGCTGGAGAATTCTTAAAAGAAAAAATCGAAAGAGCTTCAAACGGATTTATTAAACTTGATGTAAGAACTTTACCAGGAAATACTTATTCAGCTTTCTTAGAAACTGGAAAATTCGACATGATCTATGATAACTTTGACCGTGTTGGAGGTAATAATCCTCAAGATTACATTGCTGCATTTTTCAAACGTGATGGAATTAATAGTCTTGAAGGAACATTGTTTGGATTTAAAAATAATCCAGTTGGTGATTTCATTTATGCTGATTATTTTGTACAACAATACTTACTTTCAACCAATCAAACTGCTGAACAAGTATTAGCTCATCCAATTCAAGTAATTCAAAATATTATCAACTCAAATGCAGAATTAAAAGAACAATTTAATAGATTAAAACAATCACAAAATACTGTTCAAATTAGTAATTTTAGTGAAAAAACAGCTAATACAATTCTTAAAGAAGTACAAGATCAATTAAACGATAAAGAAAAAGTAGCTATTGGTGCTGAGCAAATTAAACAATTACTTAGATATTTATTATTAAATAATACTAATATGAAAAAAACAAACATACAATCTGTTTTAAATTCATATGTATTTAATGTTTTTGGAATCGATGAAATTTATAAAAATTCTCAAAATGCAAGTGCAAGATTAAACGAAACTACTAAAACCATAACACCTAATTCTCAACAATTAGATTTATGAAAAAAAGCAATTGAACTATCATTCATTAAAAATAATGAAGATATTCAAGAATATTCAGATAGATTAAATGGATTTTTCTCAGGAAACTTTAGTCAAGCAGATAAAGATCAAGGATGAACTCAAGATTATGTTTATTCATTAATTGGTACTTTTGAAAAAATTATTAGAGATGCTTCACCTGTTATTCCATTAATGGAGGTTGATACTAACTGAGAAATATCAAAAGTAGGAGGAGTTAGTTCTTTATTCACTTTTGACTTACAATATGCTTATGATGTAACAAAACCACCTAGACCAGGGTTACCATTAAACGTAGAAGGGAGATAA